In a single window of the Tellurirhabdus bombi genome:
- a CDS encoding RagB/SusD family nutrient uptake outer membrane protein, which yields MKKMITKGTLMTLLFTFIALACKDSFLEVPPPSQLQNADLTTKAGLEGLLIGTYAQLNGRGYSQTASPTNWVYGSIMGGDANKGSNAGDFNAITPLQTYLITPANGELNARWQALYEGVSRANALLRTLPDAGPSVTADDKKRLGGEARFLRGFYYFDLKRTFNMVPYVDEKVDYIVGVTNAVTQVPNTADIWPQIEADFKFAYENLPEAQSQAGRANKWAAAAALARTYMYEKKYAEAKALYDLIIANGKTTNGKKYGLVPQYANVFNADNENHEEAIFSTQNVANAGSSDAASGDLNLNWPYNTGTSGPVGCCGFFQPSFELGNSFRTDANGLPLLDGSYNTGANQLKTDQSLGSKDAFTPDAGNLDPRLDHSIGRRGIPYLDWSIHPGQDWIRDQAFGGPYTNKKYIYYKSQESKFADVSNWTKGWTGINILLIRYADVLLMAAEAEIEVGSLEKARQYTNLVRARAANPTGFVMNNGAAAAKYVINQYPASAFASKETARTAVRFERKLELSGEGHRFFDLVRWGIAAPALNAFLAYERPKLSNAYSGATFTAGKNEYLPIPQTQIDLQGTSILKQNPGY from the coding sequence ATGAAAAAAATGATTACGAAAGGGACGTTGATGACGTTACTTTTCACCTTCATTGCGCTAGCGTGTAAAGACTCCTTTCTGGAAGTTCCGCCGCCTAGTCAGTTGCAAAATGCTGACCTAACCACCAAAGCTGGTCTGGAAGGTCTGCTTATCGGAACTTATGCTCAGTTGAACGGTAGAGGCTATTCGCAGACGGCAAGTCCAACCAACTGGGTGTACGGAAGCATTATGGGCGGCGATGCCAACAAAGGCTCCAATGCCGGTGACTTCAACGCCATCACACCGCTGCAAACGTACTTGATTACGCCCGCAAACGGTGAACTAAACGCCCGTTGGCAGGCTCTATACGAGGGTGTTAGCCGCGCTAACGCTTTGCTGCGTACTTTACCTGATGCAGGTCCTTCGGTAACTGCAGATGACAAAAAACGCCTTGGTGGAGAGGCTCGCTTTCTACGTGGATTCTACTATTTTGATTTAAAGCGGACCTTTAACATGGTTCCTTATGTGGATGAAAAGGTAGATTACATCGTTGGGGTTACGAATGCTGTAACGCAGGTTCCAAACACGGCTGATATCTGGCCACAAATCGAAGCCGATTTTAAATTTGCTTACGAAAACCTGCCAGAAGCGCAGAGCCAGGCTGGTAGAGCCAACAAATGGGCAGCAGCAGCGGCTCTTGCCAGAACGTATATGTATGAGAAAAAATACGCGGAAGCAAAAGCCCTGTATGATCTGATCATTGCGAATGGTAAAACGACCAACGGCAAGAAATACGGCCTGGTACCTCAGTATGCAAACGTGTTTAATGCTGATAATGAGAACCACGAAGAAGCCATTTTCTCCACGCAGAACGTAGCGAATGCTGGTAGCTCGGACGCGGCTTCGGGTGACCTTAACCTGAACTGGCCGTACAACACCGGTACGAGTGGTCCTGTAGGTTGCTGCGGTTTCTTCCAGCCTAGCTTCGAATTAGGAAACTCGTTCCGGACGGATGCGAATGGTTTACCATTGCTGGATGGCTCGTACAACACGGGTGCCAATCAGCTTAAGACTGACCAGAGCTTAGGGTCTAAAGATGCATTTACGCCGGATGCTGGCAACCTGGATCCGCGCCTTGACCATTCAATTGGCCGCCGTGGCATTCCTTACCTGGATTGGTCCATTCACCCTGGACAGGACTGGATTCGGGATCAGGCGTTTGGTGGTCCTTATACGAACAAAAAATACATCTATTACAAATCACAGGAAAGCAAGTTTGCCGACGTTTCTAACTGGACGAAAGGCTGGACAGGTATCAACATCCTGTTGATTCGTTATGCAGATGTACTATTGATGGCCGCTGAAGCTGAAATTGAGGTAGGAAGCCTCGAGAAAGCTCGTCAGTATACTAACTTGGTACGTGCCCGTGCGGCCAACCCAACTGGTTTTGTCATGAACAATGGCGCAGCAGCGGCCAAATATGTAATCAACCAATACCCCGCCAGCGCGTTCGCCAGCAAAGAAACAGCCCGGACTGCGGTGCGGTTTGAGCGGAAGTTGGAACTATCGGGTGAAGGCCACCGCTTCTTTGACCTGGTTCGCTGGGGCATTGCAGCGCCTGCACTGAACGCCTTCCTGGCTTACGAACGACCTAAACTGTCGAATGCGTATTCAGGAGCCACGTTTACAGCCGGTAAAAACGAATACCTACCGATTCCGCAAACTCAGATTGACTTGCAGGGCACGTCGATCCTGAAGCAGAATCCTGGTTATTAA
- a CDS encoding SusC/RagA family TonB-linked outer membrane protein — MKAMFYRLFQAVFVVAIVLWCGSASAQDRRITGRISSPEGGLPGANVVLKGTTTGTATDANGDFTLSVNASNPVLVISAIGYKTQEVAVGSQSTLTISLQEDATALSEVIVTGYTTDSKRDNTGAVSTVKAKDLAAVPSANVETQLQGRVAGVTVIASGQPGANNTIRVRGFGAFGGNQPLYIVDGVPTGGINFINPDDIETTTVLKDAAAASIYGARAANGVIVVTTKKGQRTPQKLTVSYDGLYGFTDPGKAPEVLTPQEQADWTWNAVRNRQTALGEPVSFTGIANGQYGSGNTPVLPEYILVGNRYGVTGGVDLAAERANYNVDNSLGGIYQVVRANRAGTNWYDAITRSAPILRQSFGFSGGTESSRYFVSFGQQNQAGILLNNNFNRYSLRINTEFDVLKNKKLRFGENVQLTYINTSGQVGGSAGQNLAQEESDILTAFRMAPIIPVYDEFGGYAGTAAKGFNNPANPVAAREGARNNRNFGVGLFGNAYLEYDVIQDLTIRSSLGGAFYNYYNKTTNRNTYENAEGNGRGFQINEGAGYSLTWTFTNTAQYRRKFGIHSLDLLAGIEALNDGQGRNLSGSGINPFSTDPNYASISTAASGGRQVNSDLFSGVNFYSMFGRVNYILLDKYIFTGVIRRDGSSRFGANNRYGVFPALSAAWRLTGEEFLKSVPFITDLKVRGGWGQMGNSNNVNPSNQFTLFQSNIANSYDIGGSNSSVDPGFFRSRIGNANAKWETSTTTNIGIDGSFLNGRLDVVLDVWRKDTRDLLFQVPIAGVVGQRATAPSVNIASMRNQGLDFQVITRGKAAGDVGYEVNLTGSFLKNEITALAPGVPYFDLTPPTNRLGLAPTRNAPGQSIASFFGYQVIGLFDSQEEIDGAPKQTGAGLGRFRYADINNDGVINNDDRTFIGSPVPKFTGGVTLKLNYKGFDLETYLYTSLGSKIFNYSKWYTDFYPSFPGAAISARVRDSWTPTNTNTDQPIFEDVSNESTNTVPNSFYVENGSFLRLQNLTLGYNLPAPLLSRIGMSRVRISVGANNLFTVTGYKGLDPGVGGAADQNFGLDLGNYPITRSYNAGLSIGF, encoded by the coding sequence ATGAAAGCAATGTTCTACAGGCTCTTTCAGGCTGTTTTTGTAGTAGCAATTGTGCTGTGGTGCGGGAGCGCTTCTGCTCAGGACCGACGAATTACGGGGCGCATTAGCAGCCCTGAAGGGGGGTTGCCAGGAGCTAACGTTGTGCTGAAGGGAACGACTACCGGAACGGCTACGGATGCAAACGGTGATTTTACGCTCTCAGTGAATGCCAGTAATCCAGTGCTCGTTATCTCTGCGATTGGTTATAAGACGCAGGAAGTAGCGGTGGGCTCACAGTCAACCCTGACGATTAGTCTTCAGGAAGATGCTACGGCCTTGAGCGAAGTCATCGTAACGGGTTATACAACGGACAGCAAACGCGACAATACCGGCGCTGTATCCACCGTAAAAGCAAAAGACTTGGCGGCTGTTCCATCGGCAAACGTGGAAACCCAGTTACAGGGTCGCGTGGCCGGGGTAACCGTTATTGCCAGTGGTCAGCCGGGTGCAAACAACACAATCCGGGTGCGTGGTTTTGGTGCATTCGGAGGTAACCAGCCGCTTTATATTGTTGACGGGGTTCCTACCGGTGGTATCAACTTTATTAATCCTGACGACATCGAAACCACAACCGTATTGAAAGATGCGGCTGCCGCTTCTATATATGGTGCGCGGGCTGCCAACGGGGTGATTGTTGTAACGACGAAAAAAGGACAGCGGACGCCGCAAAAACTGACCGTTTCGTATGATGGTCTTTACGGTTTCACAGATCCAGGCAAGGCACCGGAAGTATTGACGCCCCAGGAACAGGCTGACTGGACTTGGAACGCCGTTCGGAATCGGCAAACTGCCTTGGGTGAGCCAGTAAGCTTCACGGGTATTGCCAATGGCCAGTACGGTTCAGGAAATACGCCGGTACTACCCGAGTACATTCTGGTTGGTAATCGCTATGGGGTTACCGGCGGCGTTGACCTGGCTGCAGAACGCGCTAACTATAATGTTGATAATTCGCTAGGCGGTATTTATCAGGTTGTTCGGGCTAACCGGGCAGGTACAAACTGGTATGATGCCATCACGCGTTCGGCACCGATCCTGCGTCAAAGCTTCGGCTTTTCAGGCGGAACCGAGAGCAGCCGTTATTTTGTAAGTTTTGGCCAGCAAAATCAGGCGGGTATTCTGTTGAACAACAACTTCAACCGGTATTCGCTCCGTATTAACACGGAATTTGACGTTTTGAAGAACAAAAAACTTCGCTTCGGAGAAAACGTACAGCTAACCTACATCAATACTTCCGGTCAGGTTGGAGGAAGCGCCGGTCAGAACTTAGCGCAGGAAGAAAGCGACATCTTGACGGCTTTCCGGATGGCCCCGATTATCCCAGTATATGACGAGTTTGGTGGATATGCCGGTACGGCTGCCAAAGGGTTTAACAACCCGGCCAACCCGGTTGCCGCTCGGGAAGGGGCTAGAAACAACCGCAACTTCGGCGTTGGTCTTTTCGGAAATGCTTATCTGGAATATGATGTTATTCAGGATTTAACAATTCGGAGCAGCCTTGGTGGTGCGTTCTACAATTATTATAACAAAACAACGAACCGCAATACCTACGAAAACGCAGAAGGAAACGGACGTGGCTTCCAGATCAATGAAGGCGCTGGTTACTCCCTGACGTGGACGTTCACAAACACCGCTCAGTATCGCCGGAAATTCGGTATCCACAGCCTTGATTTATTGGCTGGTATCGAAGCCTTGAACGATGGCCAGGGCCGTAACCTGAGCGGTTCAGGGATCAATCCATTCTCGACGGATCCAAACTACGCCAGCATCAGCACAGCCGCTTCGGGTGGCCGGCAGGTAAACAGCGATTTGTTTAGCGGTGTTAACTTCTATTCAATGTTTGGTCGGGTTAATTACATCCTGCTTGATAAATACATCTTTACCGGGGTTATTCGTCGGGATGGATCATCACGTTTTGGGGCTAACAACCGCTACGGGGTATTCCCGGCGCTTTCGGCAGCGTGGCGCTTAACGGGCGAAGAATTCCTGAAAAGTGTACCGTTCATTACAGACCTGAAAGTACGCGGTGGCTGGGGACAAATGGGTAACTCAAACAACGTTAACCCAAGCAACCAGTTTACATTATTCCAGTCGAACATTGCTAACTCATACGACATCGGTGGATCAAACTCAAGCGTAGACCCTGGCTTCTTCCGGAGCCGGATCGGAAATGCCAATGCGAAATGGGAAACCAGTACAACAACAAACATCGGTATTGATGGTAGTTTCCTGAATGGCCGACTGGACGTTGTTTTGGACGTATGGCGGAAAGATACCAGAGACCTTCTGTTCCAGGTACCTATCGCTGGTGTTGTCGGTCAACGCGCAACGGCTCCTTCAGTAAACATTGCCAGCATGCGTAACCAAGGTCTTGATTTCCAGGTTATCACGCGTGGAAAAGCAGCCGGAGACGTAGGGTATGAAGTAAACCTGACGGGTAGCTTCCTGAAAAACGAGATTACAGCCTTGGCTCCGGGTGTTCCTTATTTCGATTTGACGCCGCCAACCAACCGTCTGGGCTTAGCGCCAACGCGTAACGCACCGGGTCAGAGCATCGCCTCGTTCTTTGGATACCAGGTAATTGGCTTGTTCGATAGCCAGGAAGAAATCGATGGAGCTCCGAAGCAAACGGGCGCTGGCCTGGGTCGTTTCCGGTATGCTGACATCAACAACGATGGCGTGATCAACAACGATGACCGGACGTTCATTGGTAGCCCGGTTCCGAAATTCACGGGTGGTGTTACGTTGAAACTGAACTACAAAGGGTTTGACCTGGAAACATACCTGTATACTTCGTTGGGTAGCAAAATTTTCAACTACTCGAAATGGTATACCGACTTCTATCCGTCATTCCCGGGAGCAGCCATCAGCGCGCGGGTAAGAGATTCTTGGACGCCAACGAACACGAATACTGACCAGCCAATTTTTGAGGATGTTTCGAATGAAAGTACCAACACGGTACCAAATTCGTTCTACGTAGAAAACGGCTCATTCTTGCGGTTGCAAAACCTGACGCTCGGTTACAACCTGCCTGCTCCTTTGTTGAGCCGGATCGGTATGAGCCGTGTACGTATCTCTGTTGGTGCCAACAACCTTTTCACCGTTACTGGATACAAAGGATTGGATCCGGGTGTAGGTGGTGCAGCTGACCAAAACTTTGGTCTTGATCTTGGTAACTACCCAATCACACGGAGCTACAACGCCGGTCTGAGCATCGGATTCTAA
- a CDS encoding VCBS repeat-containing protein, translating to MILRRSLCFLTVAFVSWLISSCQFSRQSLFSLLPADETGITFSNRVTSNDTMSILNFEYMYNGGGVALGDFNNDGLEDIFFSGNQVANKLYLNKGNFKFEDITEKAAVGGSGKWCSGVMLVDINNDGWMDIYVAATVSRNAAMRENLLYVNQGASNGAAPVFKEMAKEYGIADDSHTTCAAFFDYDKDGDLDLYVVTNTIELYPNAYRPKVNDGSSPTTDRLYRNDFDAKLGHPVFTNVSRQAHILEEGYGLGINITDINRDGWPDVYVTNDYLSDDLLYINNQDGTFTNKASQTFKHTSNTAMGNDISDINNDGMMDVVVLDMLPQDNYRKKMFLAPNSYQTYLNNDEFGYNHQYVRNTLQLNQGFQPGTRQPIFSDISLLADVAETDWSWTPMVVDFDHDGHRDIIVTNGYPKDIIDRDFMQFRASTSSVATQEYILSQIPEVKISNYAFKNNGDLTFKDATSDWGLRSPSFSNGAAYGDLDNDGDLDYVVNNINDSAFVYRNNLIEQKKPDANFLRVKFKGSDQNSMGLGAWVELRYGSGKKQVYEHTIYRGYLSTVENMAHFGLGTEATIAEMRVTWPNGKAQTLRNIKANQVLTVDIRQATEAATFPTTPSGQFFREVTDSLKFNLVHQEPEYIDFNQQKLLPHKLSQYAPAISVGDINGDGLDDMVMGGSQQNATMLLLQSSSGTFQQKPIDNRGLDKQEEDMGTLLFDADGDGDLDLYVASGGSEGNANTDVFQDRLYTNDGKGNFTLVANALPQNFTSKSCVKATDFDHDGDLDLFVGGRVVPNQYPRPVSSFILRNDSKAGQAKFTDVTATVANGLLNLGLVCDALWTDVDNDGWQDLMLAGEWMPITLLRNEKGKFTAPTPVSLGSSATPLSGWWNSLIAADFDQDGDMDYIAGNFGRNSLNRASEKQPISVYAKDFDNNGFYDAIPTAYFPDERGIRREYPFHGREDVIKQMISMRGRFPYFKDFAMAPMEKLLKEEELKDAIVLKTNYLNSTYLENKGTDSNGVPQFELHDLPTEAQLAPIFGMLADDFDKDGHIDLLAVGNDFSNETFTGRMDALNGLLLRGNGKGGFAALLPSESGFFVPGNAKGLARLTSADGSPLIVATQNRGPAKLFRCPKAAYTFRLQPTDAAALVTYAGSKGAPDRKQRLEFGYGESFLSQSGRNVTLGPDVKSVEVINYKGQKRLIPLKALASN from the coding sequence ATGATACTCCGCCGTTCCCTCTGCTTTTTAACTGTAGCTTTTGTTAGCTGGCTGATTTCTTCTTGCCAGTTCTCGCGTCAATCACTTTTTAGTTTGCTGCCCGCCGACGAAACTGGAATTACGTTTTCCAACCGGGTCACCAGCAACGATACCATGAGTATTCTGAATTTTGAATACATGTATAATGGTGGTGGCGTGGCCCTCGGCGATTTCAACAACGATGGCCTGGAAGATATTTTTTTCTCCGGGAATCAGGTTGCCAACAAGCTTTACCTCAACAAAGGCAACTTTAAATTCGAAGACATTACCGAAAAAGCGGCGGTCGGCGGCAGCGGAAAGTGGTGCTCCGGCGTGATGCTGGTCGATATCAACAACGATGGCTGGATGGATATTTACGTGGCGGCTACGGTAAGCCGAAACGCCGCCATGCGCGAAAATTTGTTGTACGTCAATCAAGGGGCCAGCAACGGAGCCGCGCCGGTTTTCAAGGAAATGGCCAAAGAATACGGCATCGCAGATGACAGCCATACGACCTGCGCCGCCTTTTTCGATTACGACAAAGATGGCGACCTGGATTTATACGTGGTTACCAACACGATTGAGCTTTACCCCAATGCCTACCGGCCTAAAGTAAACGACGGCTCCTCCCCCACCACCGACCGCCTGTACCGCAATGATTTTGACGCGAAGCTTGGTCATCCGGTTTTTACCAACGTCTCCAGACAGGCCCACATTCTGGAAGAAGGCTATGGCTTAGGCATTAACATTACCGACATCAACCGGGACGGCTGGCCTGATGTTTATGTTACCAACGATTACCTGTCGGATGACTTATTATACATTAATAATCAGGACGGGACGTTTACCAACAAAGCCAGCCAAACGTTCAAGCACACCAGTAATACGGCGATGGGCAACGACATCAGCGACATCAACAACGATGGGATGATGGATGTCGTTGTGCTGGATATGTTACCGCAGGACAACTACCGCAAGAAAATGTTCCTGGCGCCCAACAGTTACCAGACCTACCTGAACAACGATGAGTTTGGGTACAACCACCAGTATGTTCGGAATACCTTGCAGCTTAATCAGGGATTTCAGCCCGGTACACGCCAGCCCATTTTCAGCGACATTAGCCTGCTGGCCGACGTGGCCGAAACCGACTGGAGCTGGACACCCATGGTCGTTGATTTTGACCACGATGGACACCGGGATATTATCGTCACGAATGGCTATCCAAAAGACATTATTGACCGCGACTTTATGCAATTCCGGGCCAGTACTTCCTCCGTGGCAACGCAGGAATATATTCTGTCGCAAATCCCGGAAGTGAAGATCAGCAATTACGCCTTTAAAAATAACGGTGATCTGACGTTTAAAGATGCTACCTCGGATTGGGGCCTTCGTTCGCCTTCTTTCTCCAACGGGGCCGCTTACGGAGACCTTGACAACGATGGCGATCTGGATTACGTGGTCAATAACATCAACGACTCCGCCTTTGTCTACCGCAATAATTTAATTGAGCAGAAAAAACCAGACGCCAATTTTCTGCGGGTCAAATTTAAAGGCTCCGACCAAAATAGCATGGGGCTTGGTGCCTGGGTTGAGCTTCGTTACGGTTCCGGTAAGAAACAGGTTTACGAACATACCATTTACCGCGGTTATTTATCGACGGTGGAAAACATGGCTCATTTTGGTCTGGGAACCGAGGCTACCATCGCAGAGATGCGCGTTACCTGGCCGAATGGCAAAGCCCAAACGCTGCGAAACATTAAGGCCAACCAGGTGCTAACCGTGGATATTCGCCAGGCTACCGAAGCCGCGACTTTCCCCACAACTCCATCGGGCCAGTTTTTTCGGGAAGTTACCGATTCGCTGAAATTCAATCTGGTGCATCAGGAACCCGAATACATCGATTTTAATCAGCAAAAGCTTCTTCCTCACAAGTTATCACAATACGCACCGGCGATCTCAGTGGGCGATATCAATGGGGATGGGTTAGACGATATGGTAATGGGTGGTTCTCAGCAAAACGCGACCATGCTGCTGCTGCAATCCAGTTCGGGCACGTTTCAGCAGAAGCCCATTGACAACCGGGGATTGGATAAACAAGAGGAAGACATGGGAACCCTGCTCTTCGATGCCGACGGTGATGGCGATTTGGATTTGTATGTCGCCAGCGGTGGCTCGGAAGGCAACGCCAACACGGATGTTTTTCAGGACCGGCTTTACACCAATGATGGAAAAGGCAACTTTACGCTCGTTGCCAATGCCTTACCGCAAAATTTTACCAGCAAATCCTGCGTCAAAGCGACCGATTTTGACCACGATGGCGATTTGGATTTATTCGTGGGCGGGCGTGTGGTTCCGAACCAATATCCGCGCCCTGTATCCAGCTTTATTCTACGGAATGACTCCAAGGCGGGGCAGGCCAAATTCACGGACGTTACGGCTACGGTTGCCAATGGCTTGCTGAATCTGGGACTGGTTTGCGATGCACTCTGGACCGACGTAGACAACGATGGCTGGCAAGACCTGATGCTGGCGGGCGAGTGGATGCCAATTACGCTTTTACGCAACGAAAAAGGCAAATTTACCGCCCCGACGCCCGTTAGTCTGGGCTCTAGCGCCACTCCATTAAGTGGCTGGTGGAATAGCCTCATCGCTGCCGACTTTGATCAGGACGGAGACATGGATTATATCGCTGGTAATTTTGGGCGCAATTCGCTTAACCGAGCCAGCGAAAAACAGCCGATTTCGGTTTATGCCAAAGACTTTGATAACAACGGCTTTTACGACGCCATTCCCACGGCTTATTTCCCGGATGAGCGGGGCATACGTCGCGAATATCCTTTTCACGGTCGCGAAGACGTTATCAAACAGATGATTTCGATGCGGGGGCGTTTTCCTTACTTCAAGGATTTCGCGATGGCTCCGATGGAGAAATTATTGAAAGAAGAAGAATTAAAAGATGCTATTGTCCTGAAAACCAACTACCTGAATTCGACTTACCTGGAGAATAAGGGTACCGATTCCAATGGCGTTCCTCAATTTGAATTGCATGATCTACCGACCGAGGCCCAGCTAGCGCCCATTTTTGGGATGCTTGCGGATGATTTTGATAAAGATGGCCATATTGATTTGCTCGCCGTTGGCAATGATTTCAGCAATGAAACCTTTACCGGGCGCATGGACGCCCTCAATGGTCTGCTGCTTCGGGGCAATGGCAAAGGCGGGTTTGCGGCCCTGCTTCCTTCAGAAAGCGGCTTCTTTGTGCCGGGAAATGCGAAAGGACTCGCTCGTTTAACGTCTGCCGATGGCTCCCCTCTGATTGTTGCCACGCAAAACCGGGGGCCTGCCAAGTTGTTCCGTTGCCCCAAAGCGGCATATACCTTCCGTCTGCAACCCACGGATGCAGCAGCACTCGTTACATACGCTGGCTCTAAAGGAGCACCCGACCGAAAACAACGCCTGGAATTTGGTTATGGAGAGTCGTTTTTGTCCCAATCAGGCCGGAACGTAACGCTAGGGCCTGATGTGAAATCCGTTGAAGTCATTAATTACAAAGGACAGAAACGCTTGATTCCCTTAAAAGCGCTGGCTAGCAACTAA
- a CDS encoding TonB-dependent receptor plug domain-containing protein — translation MRKALLAFSLFLGSIPAISQTQTISGIVWESANGKKQPLVGVNVYWMGTTSGVVTDAEGRYDIDRVDQRDTLIFSYVGYQSDTIAVREQTPLDVTLSGEKTLQEVVVSGSSTQIDRLSPIQTEVLTARTLAKAACCNLSESFETNASVSVSYADAVTGARQIQMLGLSGNYIQTNVENIPTIRGLSTTFGLNYIPGTWVSSIDIGKGVGSVVNGYEGMLGQINVELQKPDARERVYVNAYANSFGRVEANLNLSKPLTEKWSVGFLGHGSALQNQLDQNNDGFMDLPLYNQYNGVVRAKYASERFMTQFGIKALTEDREGGQLKRETSSAGPRYTFTNATKRIEFFSKTATLYPEKPYKGLGLVLNALYHDQNSQFGFIPYTGRQQSLYGNLIYQSIIDNTNHSIKTGISYLLDDYHERYRDTTLTRTESVPGIFGEYTYKYLEKLTAVVGARLDFHNLFGTQFNPRVHLKYDLNTSMSLRASAGRGFRTPNALAENYGYLVSSRAVFFADRLKPEISWNYGLSLTNDFSLFGQKATFIVDYYRTDFQNQLIVDNDHPRELYFYNLNGARSYSNSFQAELNYHPIKRMEVKLAYRLFDVKQSMGMPFGENVLLPRMMISRDRLLFNAGYALPYDKWKFDFTVQWNGPRRIPYLREGYEHESYQNMPTDLSPSFYNINAQVTKTFRTWDAYLGGENLGGFRQTAPIVGAENPFGRDFDAAGRAWGPITGRMIYVGFRYKLKR, via the coding sequence GTGAGAAAAGCGTTACTCGCTTTTTCGCTGTTTTTGGGATCGATTCCCGCTATATCACAAACACAAACTATTTCCGGCATCGTCTGGGAATCTGCAAACGGGAAAAAACAGCCCTTAGTTGGTGTCAACGTCTACTGGATGGGAACGACCAGCGGCGTAGTGACGGATGCCGAAGGACGGTACGATATTGACCGTGTGGACCAACGCGACACGCTAATTTTTAGTTACGTCGGTTATCAATCGGATACGATAGCTGTTCGGGAGCAAACGCCGCTGGATGTTACGCTGTCCGGTGAGAAAACCTTGCAGGAAGTGGTTGTATCGGGTTCTTCAACGCAGATTGACCGGCTTTCGCCCATCCAAACAGAGGTGCTTACGGCCCGTACGCTGGCAAAAGCTGCCTGCTGTAACCTGTCAGAAAGTTTTGAAACCAATGCGTCGGTGAGCGTCTCGTATGCCGATGCGGTGACGGGAGCCAGGCAGATTCAAATGCTCGGCCTAAGCGGAAACTACATCCAGACGAACGTAGAAAACATCCCAACGATTCGTGGCCTATCAACAACCTTTGGTCTGAATTACATTCCCGGAACCTGGGTTTCTTCCATCGACATCGGCAAAGGCGTTGGTTCAGTCGTGAATGGCTACGAAGGCATGCTGGGCCAGATCAACGTAGAATTGCAAAAGCCCGACGCCCGGGAGCGGGTGTACGTCAACGCTTATGCCAACAGTTTTGGCCGGGTTGAGGCGAATCTAAACCTGTCCAAGCCATTGACCGAAAAATGGAGTGTTGGCTTTTTGGGGCACGGGAGCGCGCTCCAAAACCAGCTTGATCAAAACAACGATGGCTTCATGGACTTGCCGCTCTATAATCAGTATAATGGTGTTGTGCGGGCTAAATACGCCAGCGAGCGGTTCATGACCCAGTTTGGCATTAAGGCGCTGACTGAAGACCGCGAAGGAGGCCAATTAAAGCGGGAAACGTCGTCTGCCGGACCGCGTTATACGTTCACTAATGCCACCAAGCGCATTGAGTTTTTCTCTAAAACGGCTACGCTTTACCCCGAAAAGCCCTACAAAGGCTTAGGCTTAGTGCTGAATGCGTTGTACCACGACCAGAACTCGCAGTTTGGCTTTATACCCTACACGGGTCGCCAGCAATCGCTCTACGGGAACCTGATTTATCAGTCTATTATTGACAATACCAACCACAGTATTAAGACGGGGATTAGTTATTTGCTGGATGATTACCACGAGCGCTATCGGGACACGACCCTGACGCGGACGGAATCGGTACCGGGGATTTTTGGGGAGTATACTTACAAATACTTGGAAAAATTGACCGCCGTAGTGGGGGCACGGCTCGATTTTCATAACTTGTTCGGGACGCAATTCAACCCTCGCGTGCACCTGAAGTACGATTTGAACACCAGCATGTCCCTACGCGCTTCGGCGGGGCGGGGCTTTCGGACGCCGAATGCGTTGGCCGAAAATTATGGCTATCTGGTTAGTTCGCGGGCGGTGTTCTTCGCCGATCGGTTAAAGCCGGAAATTTCGTGGAACTACGGCCTGAGTCTGACGAATGATTTCTCCTTGTTCGGGCAGAAAGCAACGTTCATTGTCGATTACTACCGCACGGATTTTCAAAACCAGCTCATCGTAGACAACGACCACCCTCGCGAGCTGTATTTCTACAACCTGAACGGTGCGCGCTCTTACTCCAATAGCTTTCAGGCCGAGCTGAACTACCATCCCATCAAGCGTATGGAAGTAAAACTGGCGTATCGGTTGTTTGATGTGAAGCAGTCGATGGGGATGCCTTTCGGGGAAAACGTGCTGCTGCCCCGCATGATGATTAGTCGCGACCGGTTGTTGTTCAATGCCGGCTACGCCCTGCCGTATGACAAATGGAAGTTCGATTTTACCGTGCAATGGAACGGCCCGCGCCGGATTCCTTACCTGCGCGAAGGCTATGAGCACGAGAGTTATCAGAACATGCCTACCGATCTGTCGCCGTCTTTTTACAACATCAATGCGCAGGTAACCAAGACTTTTCGGACATGGGATGCTTATCTGGGTGGCGAAAACCTGGGCGGCTTCCGGCAAACAGCTCCGATTGTGGGCGCTGAAAATCCGTTTGGACGTGATTTCGACGCGGCTGGACGTGCCTGGGGACCCATTACGGGCCGGATGATTTACGTCGGATTTCGGTATAAACTGAAGCGATAA